Proteins co-encoded in one Medicago truncatula cultivar Jemalong A17 chromosome 8, MtrunA17r5.0-ANR, whole genome shotgun sequence genomic window:
- the LOC25502857 gene encoding receptor kinase-like protein Xa21, which produces MTQIHSSKAMSDFVGLSPNEPNIRGTIPEEIGYLDQLEVLGLYNNSLSGSIPSKIFNMSSLIDFEVDQNSLSGTIPSNTGYSLPNLQYLLLNDNNFVGNIPNNIFNSSNLIEFQLKDNAFSGTLPSISFRDLGFLEYFLIDDNNLTIEDSHQFFTSLTNCRYLTYLDLSGNHILPTNLPKSIGNITSEYIRAESCGIDGNIPQEVGNMSNLLYFNLHGNNITGPIPGTFKELQKLQYLNLGNNGLQGSFIEELCEMKSLGELYLQNNKLSGVLPTCMGNMISLRRINVGSNSLNSRIPLSLWSLRDILEINFSSNSLIGNLPPEIGNMRAIILLDLSRNQISSNIPTTINSLLTLQNLSLADNKLNGSIPKSFGQMVSLISLDLSQNMLTGVIPKSLESLVYLQNINFSYNRLQGEIPDGGHFKNFTAQSFMHNEALCGDPRLQVPTCGKQVKKWSMEKKLIFKCILPIVVSVILVVACIILLKHNKRKMNETTLERGLSTLGAPRRISYYELVQATNGFNESNFLGRGAFGSVYQGKLLDGEMIAVKVIDLQSEAKSKSFDAECNAMRNLRHRNLVKIISSCSNLDFKSLVMEFMSNGSVDKWLYSNNYCLNFLQRLNIMIDVASALEYLHHGSSIPVVHCDLKPSNVLLDENMVAHVSDFGIAKLMGEGQSKTHTQTLATIGYLAPEYGSKGIVSVKGDVYNYGIMLMEIFTRRKPIDDMFVAELSLKTWISRSLPNSIMEVMDSNLVQRTGDQIDDILTHMSSIFSLALNCCEDSPEARINMADVIATLIKIKTLVVGANTV; this is translated from the exons GTACGATACCCGAGGAGATTGGCTATCTTGATCAACTTGAGGTGCTAGGCTTGTATAACAATAGCTTAAGTGGATCTATTCCTTCCAAAATCTTCAACATGTCATCACTCATTGATTTCGAGGTTGATCAGAATAGCCTCTCAGGCACAATTCCATCAAATACGGGATATAGCCTTCCTAATCTGCAATATTTACTCTTGAATGATaacaattttgttggaaatattCCAAATAATATATTCAACTCTTCTAATCTTATTGAGTTTCAATTGAAAGACAATGCATTCAGTGGAACTCTACCCAGTATTTCTTTTAGAGATTTAGGATTCCTTGAATACTTTCTCATAGATGACAACAATTTGACAATAGAAGATTCTCATCAATTCTTTACTTCATTGACAAATTGTAGATATTTGACATATCTTGACTTATCAGGTAATCATATACTACCCACCAATCTTCCTAAGTCAATTGGAAATATAACTTCAGAATACATCAGGGCAGAATCATGTGGAATTGATGGTAATATTCCCCAAGAAGTTGGAAACATGAGCAACttgttatattttaatcttCATGGGAATAATATAACTGGACCAATACCTGGTACATTCAAAGAGTTGCAGAAACTTCAGTATTTGAATCTTGGCAACAATGGACTACAAGGATCATTTATTGAGGAACTTTGTGAAATGAAGAGTTTGGGTGAGTTGTATCTACAAAATAATAAGCTCTCTGGAGTTTTACCAACATGTATGGGAAATATGATTTCTCTTAGAAGAATAAATGTAGGATCTAACAGTTTAAACTCTAGAATACCTTTATCTCTTTGGAGTCTTAGAGATATATTAGAgataaatttttcttcaaattctttaaTTGGTAATCTTCCACCTGAGATTGGGAATATGAGAGCAATTATACTATTAGACCTATCAAGAAATCAGATTTCAAGCAACATTCCAACAACCATTAATTCCTTACTAACATTGCAGAATCTCTCCTTAGCAGATAATAAACTGAATGGATCAATTCCCAAATCATTTGGTCAAATGGTAAGCTTGATCTCTTTGGACTTGTCCCAAAATATGTTAACTGGTGTTATTCCAAAATCCTTAGAATCACTTGTGTATCTTCAAAACATCAACTTCTCATATAATAGATTACAAGGAGAGATTCCTGATGGTGgacatttcaaaaatttcacAGCTCAATCATTTATGCATAATGAAGCACTTTGCGGCGATCCTCGCCTTCAAGTACCTACATGTGGTAAGCAAGTTAAAAAATGGTCAATGGAAAAAAAGCTTATATTCAAATGCATACTTCCCATAGTTGTGTCAGTCATTTTGGTTGTTGCATGCATCatacttttaaaacataataaaaggaaaatgaatgAAACTACTCTTGAAAGGGGTTTGTCAACTTTAGGAGCTCCAAGAAGAATATCCTATTATGAACTTGTGCAAGCAACTAATGGATTCAATGAGAGTAATTTCCTTGGAAGGGGAGCATTTGGATCTGTTTATCAGGGGAAGCTTCTTGATGGTGAGATGATTGCAGTTAAAGTAATTGATTTACAATCAGAGGCAAAATCAAAGAGCTTTGATGCAGAATGTAATGCAATGAGAAATCTACGACATCGAAATCTGGTTAAGATTATCAGCAGTTGTTCAAATCTTGATTTCAAATCATTGGTGATGGAGTTCATGTCAAATGGAAGTGTAGACAAATGGTTATATTCAAATAACTATTGTCTAAATTTCTTGCAAAGGTTAAATATAATGATAGATGTTGCATCTGCATTGGAATATCTCCATCATGGTTCTTCAATACCAGTGGTTCACTGTGATCTAAAGCCTTCCAATGTCTTGTTGGATGAAAATATGGTTGCACATGTTAGTGATTTTGGTATTGCTAAGCTCATGGGTGAAGGACAATCTAAAACTCATACACAGACTTTGGCTACTATTGGATATCTTGCACCAG AGTATGGATCGAAAGGAATTGTTTCTGTGAAAGGAGATGTGTACAACTATGGGATTATGCTAATGGAAATCTTTACAAGGAGAAAGCCAATAGATGATATGTTTGTTGCAGAACTAAGCTTGAAGACATGGATCAGTCGATCATTGCCTAATTCAATTATGGAGGTCATGGATTCAAATTTAGTCCAAAGAActggggaccaaattgatgataTATTGACTCACATGTCATCTATTTTTAGTTTAGCCCTGAATTGTTGTGAAGATTCACCTGAAGCAAGAATCAATATGGCAGATGTTATTGCGACGCTAATCAAAATCAAGACTTTGGTTGTTGGCGCAAACACAGTCTAg